In one Shewanella loihica PV-4 genomic region, the following are encoded:
- a CDS encoding SURF1 family protein — protein MKAPTVRGGTIFLVLVTLLVFTILVKLGLWQLDRAAEKQALQQALTVKQAAAPLDYQGLLALAESESLTGYRLEVQATPVDAPIILLDNQVYEGHVGYLAYQVMRVETESEADDPLLLVELGFIDSGLDRQKLPQLTKLSREVTLSGRVYQRASNPLSQHLLAETGSPMRIQNLNLPELSQTLGLPLAPAILQPEAIPGSALPHPWQPIPMSALKHQGYALQWFSMATAFLILMAYLLIFKRKNKESSKDK, from the coding sequence ATGAAGGCTCCCACGGTTCGCGGTGGCACGATTTTTCTCGTTTTAGTTACTTTGCTGGTATTCACCATTCTGGTCAAGCTGGGACTTTGGCAGTTAGACAGGGCCGCCGAGAAGCAGGCACTGCAACAGGCGCTCACCGTCAAGCAGGCCGCCGCGCCGCTGGATTATCAGGGTCTGCTCGCCTTGGCCGAAAGTGAATCCCTCACCGGCTATCGTCTGGAGGTCCAGGCGACTCCTGTGGACGCCCCCATCATATTGCTGGACAACCAGGTATATGAGGGCCACGTCGGTTATCTGGCCTACCAGGTGATGCGTGTCGAGACCGAGAGCGAGGCCGATGATCCCTTGCTGCTGGTCGAGCTCGGCTTTATCGACAGCGGCCTGGACAGACAGAAACTGCCCCAACTAACCAAACTAAGCCGAGAGGTGACACTAAGTGGTCGCGTCTATCAGCGAGCCAGCAACCCACTGAGTCAACATCTACTGGCCGAGACGGGCTCCCCCATGCGCATCCAGAACCTTAACCTGCCGGAGTTATCGCAAACACTTGGGCTGCCGCTCGCCCCCGCCATTCTTCAACCCGAGGCGATTCCGGGCAGCGCGCTCCCCCATCCCTGGCAGCCGATCCCCATGAGTGCCCTGAAGCATCAGGGCTACGCCCTGCAGTGGTTCTCTATGGCGACCGCGTTTCTGATACTTATGGCTTACCTTCTGATATTTAAGAGGAAAAACAAAGAATCCAGTAAAGACAAATGA
- a CDS encoding DUF2909 domain-containing protein yields the protein MSEILLFKIVLVLLLVFIIFNLGRALFVLVKGEGKAPMSQYLGRRVLFSVLVVLLLLIALGLGIITPNPRPY from the coding sequence ATGAGCGAAATACTGCTATTTAAGATCGTCTTAGTACTGCTATTGGTCTTCATTATCTTTAATCTTGGCCGGGCCTTATTTGTCTTAGTGAAGGGAGAGGGCAAGGCGCCCATGAGTCAGTATCTGGGGCGGCGTGTGCTCTTCTCTGTGCTGGTGGTGCTCCTGCTATTGATTGCCTTGGGACTGGGGATCATCACCCCCAATCCCAGACCCTATTAG
- a CDS encoding cytochrome c oxidase subunit 3, producing MTSKHEHYYVPAQSAWPIIGAFGLFLIAYGAGSYVQQLQTEQTSGGYILTAGIAVILYMVFGWFRTVIGESMSGLYSKQMDRSFRQGMSWFIFSEVMFFAAFFGALLYARTIAVPWLGGASNNAMTHEVLWPNFQAVWPLVTTPDGTKTEAMGWTGLPLYNTIILLTSSVTLHFAHVSLEKSKRTALTLWLGITILLGLAFLFLQAKEYAHAYQEMGLTLSSGVYGNTFFLLTGFHGMHVTLGTIFLFVLFLRVLRGHFTPDKHFAFQAGSWYWHFVDVVWLCLFVFVYVL from the coding sequence ATGACAAGCAAACATGAACACTACTATGTCCCCGCCCAGAGTGCCTGGCCCATCATAGGTGCCTTCGGCCTCTTCCTCATCGCCTATGGCGCCGGCAGTTATGTACAGCAGTTACAGACGGAGCAGACTAGCGGCGGTTATATCCTTACAGCCGGGATCGCCGTCATCCTCTACATGGTCTTCGGCTGGTTCAGGACTGTGATCGGCGAGTCCATGTCTGGCCTCTACTCTAAACAGATGGATCGCTCCTTCCGCCAAGGAATGAGCTGGTTTATCTTTTCCGAGGTGATGTTCTTTGCCGCCTTCTTCGGTGCCCTGCTCTATGCCCGCACCATAGCCGTGCCCTGGCTCGGTGGCGCCTCGAACAATGCCATGACCCACGAGGTGCTCTGGCCCAATTTCCAGGCGGTCTGGCCTCTGGTCACCACACCGGACGGCACCAAGACGGAGGCCATGGGCTGGACAGGTCTGCCCCTTTACAACACCATCATACTGCTGACCTCGTCGGTCACCCTGCATTTCGCCCATGTGAGCCTGGAGAAGAGCAAACGCACGGCGCTCACCCTCTGGTTAGGCATCACCATACTCTTAGGTCTGGCCTTCCTCTTCCTCCAAGCCAAAGAGTATGCCCACGCCTATCAGGAGATGGGGCTGACCCTGTCATCCGGTGTCTATGGCAACACCTTCTTCTTGCTCACCGGATTTCACGGCATGCACGTGACCCTGGGGACCATCTTTCTGTTCGTCCTCTTCTTGCGGGTACTGAGGGGACATTTCACGCCGGATAAGCATTTTGCCTTCCAGGCAGGCAGTTGGTATTGGCACTTTGTGGATGTTGTCTGGCTCTGCCTGTTCGTATTCGTCTATGTGCTTTAG
- a CDS encoding cytochrome c oxidase assembly protein, translated as MTDTKAYSNRKLIGLLLLGCVGMFGFGFALVPLYDVLCEKLGINGKTQSTAAEYKAVTIDTSRTVTVEFMAQTQKDMPWVFAPEMKRIQVHPGEVIRTQFHAKNLSAQQIIGQAIPSVSPGQGAAYFHKTECFCFNQQKLDANADAQLPLIFYVDTELPEQISTLTLSYTLYNITDKGYVDDVEQGAAK; from the coding sequence ATGACGGACACTAAGGCATACTCCAACCGTAAGCTGATCGGCCTACTGCTATTAGGTTGTGTGGGCATGTTCGGCTTCGGATTCGCCTTGGTGCCTCTATATGATGTGCTATGTGAAAAATTAGGCATCAATGGTAAGACGCAATCGACCGCCGCCGAATATAAGGCGGTAACCATAGATACCAGCCGCACGGTAACGGTCGAATTTATGGCACAGACCCAGAAAGATATGCCCTGGGTCTTCGCCCCCGAGATGAAACGCATTCAGGTGCATCCGGGAGAGGTGATTCGTACTCAGTTTCACGCCAAAAATCTATCGGCGCAGCAAATTATCGGACAGGCTATTCCCTCTGTCTCTCCGGGACAGGGCGCGGCCTACTTCCACAAGACAGAGTGTTTCTGCTTTAACCAGCAAAAACTCGATGCCAATGCCGATGCGCAATTACCTTTGATCTTCTATGTCGATACCGAGCTGCCCGAGCAGATCTCGACACTGACCCTCTCTTATACGCTATACAACATCACCGACAAGGGGTACGTAGATGATGTTGAGCAAGGAGCTGCGAAATGA
- the ctaD gene encoding cytochrome c oxidase subunit I, with amino-acid sequence MNAITREADMDATHIGEHSTHHEEHPTGIKRWLFTTNHKDIGTLYLWFSFIMFLTGGAMAMVIRAELFQPGLQLVEPNFFNQMTTVHGLIMVFGAVMPAFTGLANWLIPMMIGAPDMALPRMNNWSFWILPFAFAILLSSLFMEGGGPNFGWTFYAPLSTAYSPDSTALFVFSVHIMGISSIMGAINVIVTIVNMRAPGMSWMKLPLFVWTWLITAFLLIAVMPVLAGTVTMVLTDKFFGTSFFDAAGGGDPVMFQHIFWFFGHPEVYIMILPSFGIISAIVPAFSRKKLFGYSSMVYATASIAILSFLVWAHHMFTTGMPVFAELFFMYCTMLIAVPTGVKVFNWVATLWRGSLTFETPMLFALAFIILFTIGGFSGLMLAITPVDFQYHDTYFVVAHFHYVLVSGAIFSIMAAAYYWLPKWTGHMYSEKLGKLHFWCSVISVNVLFFPMHFLGLAGMPRRIPDYSIQFADVNQIVSIGGFAFGLSQLIFLVVVIKCIRGGEPAPSKPWDGAEGLEWTLPSPAPYHSFSTPPEVK; translated from the coding sequence ATGAATGCAATAACGCGTGAAGCAGATATGGATGCCACTCATATTGGCGAACATTCGACCCACCATGAGGAGCACCCGACGGGTATAAAACGTTGGCTGTTTACCACCAACCATAAAGATATTGGCACCCTGTATCTCTGGTTCAGTTTCATCATGTTCTTGACCGGCGGCGCCATGGCCATGGTGATCCGTGCCGAGCTGTTCCAGCCGGGTCTGCAACTGGTGGAGCCCAACTTCTTCAATCAGATGACCACGGTTCACGGCCTCATCATGGTGTTTGGCGCCGTGATGCCGGCCTTTACCGGCCTCGCCAACTGGCTGATCCCTATGATGATAGGCGCGCCAGACATGGCACTGCCGCGGATGAACAACTGGAGTTTCTGGATCTTGCCCTTCGCCTTTGCGATCCTGCTCAGTTCGCTGTTTATGGAAGGCGGCGGGCCTAACTTTGGTTGGACCTTCTACGCCCCGCTGTCGACGGCCTATAGCCCGGATAGCACGGCGCTGTTTGTCTTCTCGGTACACATCATGGGTATCAGCTCCATCATGGGCGCCATCAACGTGATCGTGACCATAGTCAACATGCGCGCTCCCGGCATGAGCTGGATGAAGTTGCCACTGTTCGTCTGGACCTGGTTGATCACCGCCTTCTTGTTGATCGCAGTAATGCCGGTACTCGCAGGTACAGTGACCATGGTACTGACCGACAAGTTCTTCGGCACCAGCTTCTTCGATGCCGCCGGTGGTGGTGACCCTGTGATGTTCCAGCATATCTTCTGGTTCTTCGGCCATCCCGAGGTCTACATCATGATCTTGCCGTCCTTCGGCATCATCTCCGCCATAGTACCGGCCTTCAGCCGCAAGAAGCTGTTCGGCTACTCTTCCATGGTGTACGCCACCGCCAGTATCGCGATCCTCTCCTTCCTGGTCTGGGCACACCACATGTTTACCACAGGTATGCCGGTATTTGCCGAGCTCTTCTTCATGTATTGCACCATGTTGATCGCCGTGCCGACCGGAGTGAAGGTGTTTAACTGGGTCGCCACCCTCTGGCGCGGCTCGCTCACCTTCGAGACGCCCATGCTGTTTGCACTGGCCTTTATCATACTCTTCACCATAGGCGGCTTCTCTGGGCTGATGCTGGCCATCACGCCTGTGGATTTCCAGTATCACGACACCTACTTCGTCGTGGCTCACTTCCACTATGTGCTGGTCTCGGGCGCTATCTTCTCCATCATGGCGGCGGCCTACTATTGGCTGCCTAAGTGGACCGGGCATATGTACAGCGAGAAACTCGGCAAGCTGCATTTCTGGTGCTCGGTGATCTCGGTTAACGTGCTCTTCTTCCCCATGCACTTCCTGGGACTGGCGGGCATGCCGCGACGCATTCCGGACTACTCGATTCAGTTTGCCGACGTTAACCAGATAGTCTCTATCGGCGGCTTCGCCTTCGGCCTGTCGCAACTGATCTTCCTGGTGGTGGTGATCAAGTGCATCCGCGGCGGCGAGCCGGCGCCCAGCAAGCCATGGGATGGTGCCGAGGGACTGGAGTGGACCCTGCCGAGTCCGGCGCCCTACCACTCATTCTCGACACCACCCGAGGTGAAATAG
- the coxB gene encoding cytochrome c oxidase subunit II gives MKQVLCCLLALLFTPTILAADMPLNMTSGVTEISNKVFSLHMTILYICCAIGLVVFGVMIYAIINHRRSKGAVAANFHESTKVEIAWTLVPFVILILMAIPATKTLIAMEDPSNADLTIKITGSQWKWHYSYFDQDISYYSLLATPREQIEGKETKGEHYLLEVDKPLVLPVNRKIRFLMTSEDVIHSWWVPAFAVKKDANPGFINEAWTRIDKPGIYRGQCAELCGKDHGFMPIVVQVLSEADFDNWIVEQEAQASAAAAEAQAALSKTLSKEELMAQGEQVYMARCAACHQPNGAGLPGVFPSLIGSPIIKGPVADHLDVVLHGRSGTAMQAFAQQLTATEIAAVVTFERNAWGNDTGDTVQAADVNQANSGASSGADTGADAAAEAVQSVPTPAADSSAAASSTAEDPQAPVLDDLTMDELMAKGEQVYLGHCAACHQATGMGLPGAFPALKGSAIATGPVKNHLDIVLHGKPGTAMQAFASQLTPQEIASVITFERNAWGNNTGDMVQATDVKQQGQ, from the coding sequence GTGAAGCAAGTGTTGTGTTGTTTGCTGGCGTTGCTATTTACGCCCACCATACTCGCAGCAGATATGCCCCTGAATATGACATCAGGGGTCACAGAGATCAGCAATAAGGTGTTTAGCCTTCATATGACGATTCTCTATATCTGTTGTGCCATAGGCCTAGTCGTCTTTGGGGTGATGATCTACGCCATCATCAACCATAGGCGCTCTAAGGGTGCCGTCGCGGCAAACTTTCATGAGAGCACTAAGGTAGAGATCGCCTGGACGCTCGTTCCCTTTGTCATCTTGATCCTCATGGCCATCCCGGCCACCAAGACTCTCATCGCCATGGAAGATCCCAGCAATGCCGATCTCACCATCAAGATCACTGGCTCCCAATGGAAATGGCACTACAGCTATTTTGATCAAGACATCAGCTACTATAGCCTGCTGGCGACTCCCAGAGAACAGATAGAGGGCAAGGAGACCAAAGGCGAACACTATCTGCTGGAGGTCGACAAGCCGCTGGTATTGCCGGTCAATCGTAAGATCCGTTTCCTGATGACCTCGGAAGATGTGATCCACTCCTGGTGGGTGCCGGCCTTCGCGGTAAAGAAGGATGCTAACCCAGGCTTTATCAACGAGGCCTGGACCCGCATCGACAAGCCAGGCATCTACCGCGGCCAGTGCGCCGAGCTTTGCGGCAAGGATCACGGATTCATGCCCATCGTAGTGCAGGTACTTTCCGAGGCCGATTTCGACAACTGGATTGTCGAGCAGGAGGCACAGGCCAGCGCGGCCGCCGCCGAGGCGCAGGCCGCACTGTCGAAGACCCTGTCGAAAGAAGAGCTGATGGCTCAGGGCGAACAAGTCTATATGGCCCGCTGCGCCGCCTGCCACCAGCCAAATGGCGCCGGCCTGCCGGGTGTATTCCCCTCGCTCATAGGCAGCCCAATCATCAAGGGCCCTGTCGCCGATCACTTGGATGTGGTGCTACATGGCCGCTCCGGCACAGCCATGCAGGCCTTCGCCCAGCAGCTCACCGCCACAGAGATTGCCGCCGTGGTTACCTTCGAACGTAATGCCTGGGGTAACGACACGGGCGATACGGTTCAGGCAGCCGACGTTAACCAGGCAAACTCAGGCGCATCGAGCGGGGCTGATACAGGAGCAGATGCAGCTGCAGAAGCGGTTCAATCTGTGCCTACCCCGGCAGCCGATTCGAGTGCGGCAGCAAGCTCCACCGCCGAGGATCCCCAAGCACCTGTGTTAGACGATCTGACCATGGATGAGCTGATGGCCAAGGGTGAACAGGTATATCTCGGCCACTGCGCCGCCTGTCATCAGGCCACAGGCATGGGATTACCCGGCGCCTTCCCCGCCCTAAAAGGCAGCGCCATCGCCACAGGGCCAGTTAAGAATCACCTAGACATAGTGCTTCACGGTAAGCCTGGCACCGCCATGCAGGCTTTCGCCAGTCAGTTAACGCCACAGGAAATCGCCTCGGTGATCACCTTTGAGCGTAACGCCTGGGGTAACAACACAGGCGACATGGTTCAGGCAACAGACGTCAAGCAACAGGGTCAATAG
- a CDS encoding cell division inhibitor SulA — translation MNNLMGMAPRHPGLWVDLDSSLKRGDGNTISTTASSTQGKQELQALTPELARLSQQGQWVVLISPPNIGYKQMLADGGVRMDRILLVHTKDEVETLWAMEKALTSGTSSAVICWAQTLDARDSRRLQIVAKNTRALGVVIEDANGHLPANPFPQEDLGGQTMSLFSSLH, via the coding sequence ATGAACAACCTAATGGGCATGGCGCCACGTCATCCAGGGCTGTGGGTCGATCTCGACAGCTCGCTTAAGCGCGGCGATGGCAACACTATCTCGACTACGGCAAGTTCTACCCAGGGCAAGCAGGAGCTGCAGGCCCTCACTCCAGAGCTAGCCAGACTCAGTCAGCAGGGACAATGGGTGGTGTTGATCAGCCCACCTAACATAGGCTACAAGCAGATGCTGGCCGACGGCGGTGTGCGTATGGATCGCATCCTACTGGTGCACACCAAGGATGAGGTCGAAACCCTGTGGGCGATGGAAAAAGCCCTCACAAGTGGTACATCCAGTGCGGTGATCTGCTGGGCACAAACCCTGGATGCCCGTGACAGTCGTCGCCTACAGATAGTTGCCAAGAATACCCGCGCCCTGGGAGTGGTGATCGAAGATGCGAACGGTCACTTACCTGCCAACCCTTTTCCCCAAGAGGATCTCGGCGGCCAAACCATGAGTCTGTTCAGTTCACTACACTGA
- the lexA gene encoding transcriptional repressor LexA — protein sequence MRPLTPRQAEILDLIKRNIADTGMPPTRAEIARRLGFKSANAAEEHLKALAKKGCIEIMPGTSRGIKLTQEEEPEDLGLPLIGQVAAGEPILAQEHVEQHYQVDPSMFRPSADFLLRVRGDSMKDIGILEGDLLAVHKVEQARNGQIVVARVEDDVTVKRFEKRGSTVYLHAENEEYSPIVVDLTTQSLSIEGLAVGVIRNGDWQ from the coding sequence ATGAGACCCTTAACCCCGAGACAAGCCGAGATTTTAGATCTGATAAAACGCAATATTGCCGACACGGGCATGCCGCCTACCCGTGCCGAGATTGCGCGTCGACTAGGCTTTAAGAGTGCCAACGCCGCCGAGGAACACCTCAAGGCCCTGGCCAAGAAAGGCTGCATCGAAATCATGCCCGGCACATCACGTGGCATCAAGCTGACCCAGGAGGAAGAGCCTGAAGATCTCGGCCTGCCCCTCATAGGTCAGGTGGCCGCCGGTGAGCCCATCCTGGCCCAGGAGCATGTGGAACAACACTATCAGGTTGACCCTAGCATGTTCCGCCCCAGCGCCGACTTCCTGCTGCGGGTCAGGGGGGACAGTATGAAAGATATAGGTATTCTCGAGGGCGACCTACTCGCGGTACATAAGGTCGAACAGGCAAGAAACGGCCAGATAGTCGTGGCCCGCGTGGAAGATGATGTAACGGTTAAACGCTTCGAGAAGCGTGGCAGCACCGTCTATCTGCATGCCGAGAATGAAGAGTATTCCCCTATCGTGGTGGACCTCACCACCCAGAGCCTGAGCATCGAAGGCCTGGCCGTCGGCGTTATTCGAAATGGAGACTGGCAATGA
- the yrfG gene encoding GMP/IMP nucleotidase, whose product MFPWNKIDTVLLDMDGTLLDLHFDNHFWLSLVPQALCEQRQIPKADAQQLVESAYAKVFGTLEWYCLEYWQQELGLDILALHHTLVDRIQLRQDSMPFLTALARHSKRRILVTNAHPHSLALKLEHTDLANGLDEMLSSHATGYPKEHPQFWRHLFNQYSLDPSRCLFIDDSEPILQAAKKAGVGYQLGIKNPDSQQPHKQFADFPAIDDYHHLLLSLEQARLG is encoded by the coding sequence ATGTTTCCCTGGAATAAGATAGATACCGTGCTGCTGGATATGGACGGCACCCTGTTGGATCTGCATTTCGACAACCATTTCTGGCTTAGCCTGGTGCCTCAGGCCTTGTGTGAACAAAGGCAGATCCCAAAGGCCGACGCCCAACAACTGGTGGAGAGTGCCTACGCCAAGGTCTTCGGCACCCTGGAGTGGTATTGCCTTGAATATTGGCAACAGGAGCTGGGTTTAGACATCCTGGCTTTGCACCACACTCTAGTGGACCGGATCCAGCTACGTCAGGACAGCATGCCCTTTCTCACCGCACTGGCCAGACACAGCAAGCGGCGCATCTTGGTCACCAACGCCCATCCCCACAGCCTGGCGCTGAAACTCGAGCATACAGATCTGGCTAACGGGCTCGATGAGATGCTCTCGAGTCACGCCACCGGCTATCCCAAGGAACACCCGCAATTTTGGCGTCACCTGTTTAATCAGTATTCCTTGGATCCCAGCCGCTGCCTGTTTATCGACGACAGCGAGCCCATACTACAGGCAGCCAAGAAGGCTGGCGTCGGCTACCAGTTGGGGATCAAGAATCCCGACAGCCAGCAGCCTCACAAGCAGTTTGCCGACTTTCCGGCCATCGACGATTACCATCATCTGCTGCTCTCCCTTGAACAGGCCAGACTCGGCTAA
- the nudE gene encoding ADP compounds hydrolase NudE — protein sequence MPDKKPQILHAEVVAQSRLFQIEQVHLKFSNQVERQYERMKGNARGAVMVVPVHGEELLLGREYAAGTHSYELGFPKGLVDPGETHAEAANRELQEEIGFGARKLTHLMELSLAPGYFASKMQIFVAEDLYESRLQGDEPEPIEVVRWPLSQWSELLLEDDFSESRSVSALFLAQKHLKLK from the coding sequence ATGCCGGACAAAAAGCCGCAGATCCTACATGCCGAAGTTGTTGCCCAGAGCCGTCTGTTTCAGATAGAGCAGGTGCATTTAAAATTTTCGAACCAGGTTGAGCGCCAGTATGAGCGCATGAAGGGCAACGCCCGTGGCGCCGTGATGGTGGTGCCTGTGCATGGCGAGGAGCTATTGCTGGGACGCGAATATGCGGCGGGTACCCACAGCTATGAGCTGGGTTTCCCCAAGGGCCTAGTGGATCCCGGCGAGACCCATGCCGAGGCGGCCAACCGAGAGCTGCAGGAAGAGATAGGTTTTGGTGCGCGTAAGTTGACCCATCTGATGGAGTTGAGCCTGGCGCCCGGCTACTTTGCCAGCAAGATGCAGATCTTCGTCGCCGAAGATCTGTATGAGAGTCGATTGCAGGGTGACGAGCCCGAACCCATAGAGGTGGTGCGCTGGCCATTGAGCCAGTGGTCTGAGCTGTTATTAGAAGATGATTTTTCCGAATCTCGAAGCGTTAGCGCCTTGTTTTTGGCACAGAAACATCTAAAACTAAAGTAG
- the cysQ gene encoding 3'(2'),5'-bisphosphate nucleotidase CysQ, protein MKPEEYVEQAISIAIEAGEAIKGIYLEGSFDKEVKSDNTPVTSADIAAHEIISSQLSSLTPEIPVLSEEDADIPFSERADWQRYWLVDPLDGTGEFIAGSGDFSVIIALVEHNRPIMGIVYVPMTGVVYYAVAGLGAYKRSSKGEVRIASKQLTKDDEPCLRLAVSRRQDPQSVLKLFNHPKHCELVVLGGAALKSCLVAEGRADCYVRIGPTGEWDTGAAQIIIEEAGGQVMDLELQPLSYNERESLENPNFIVVGSTHLPWDELLTGE, encoded by the coding sequence ATGAAGCCAGAAGAGTATGTTGAGCAGGCGATTTCGATTGCCATCGAGGCGGGTGAGGCCATCAAAGGGATCTACCTCGAGGGCAGTTTTGACAAAGAGGTGAAATCCGACAATACCCCGGTAACCTCTGCCGATATCGCGGCCCATGAGATCATCTCTTCCCAGCTAAGCAGCCTTACCCCTGAGATCCCAGTCCTCTCTGAAGAAGATGCCGATATTCCTTTCTCCGAGCGCGCCGATTGGCAGCGTTACTGGTTGGTAGACCCTCTCGATGGCACGGGTGAGTTTATCGCCGGTAGCGGCGACTTCTCGGTGATCATCGCCCTGGTCGAGCACAATCGTCCCATCATGGGAATCGTCTATGTGCCCATGACGGGTGTGGTTTACTATGCCGTGGCAGGCCTGGGTGCCTACAAGCGTAGCAGCAAGGGCGAGGTGCGTATCGCCAGCAAGCAGCTGACCAAAGACGATGAGCCCTGCCTGCGTCTGGCGGTGAGCCGCCGTCAGGATCCTCAATCTGTGTTGAAGCTTTTCAATCATCCTAAGCACTGTGAACTCGTGGTGCTGGGCGGTGCGGCGCTAAAGAGCTGCCTGGTGGCAGAGGGCCGCGCCGACTGCTATGTGCGCATTGGCCCAACCGGCGAGTGGGACACCGGTGCGGCGCAGATCATCATCGAAGAGGCCGGTGGCCAGGTGATGGATCTCGAGTTGCAGCCGTTGAGCTACAACGAGCGCGAATCACTGGAGAACCCCAACTTCATCGTCGTGGGCTCGACTCACCTGCCATGGGATGAGCTGTTAACCGGTGAATAA
- a CDS encoding GNAT family N-acetyltransferase, with the protein MNNPNLISVEAACKTQLPAIYRLEQGLFGDHAYPDFFFRQSFDCWPSGLLVACDNAERLLGYILLARSEQADCAWILSVAVDDAAQGRGIGRRLITESLSALPDGVAQVKLTVAPENPARHLYSKLGFVEQGLEADYFGPGEDRILMILQR; encoded by the coding sequence GTGAATAATCCTAATCTTATCAGTGTCGAGGCGGCTTGTAAGACTCAGCTGCCGGCGATCTATCGTCTCGAGCAGGGGCTCTTTGGCGACCATGCCTACCCGGATTTTTTCTTTCGTCAGAGCTTCGATTGCTGGCCGAGCGGGCTGCTTGTCGCCTGCGATAACGCTGAACGCCTGCTCGGTTACATCTTGCTGGCAAGGAGTGAACAGGCCGACTGTGCCTGGATCCTCTCTGTGGCCGTCGACGATGCCGCTCAGGGTCGGGGCATAGGCAGGCGCCTGATCACCGAGTCTCTGAGTGCGCTGCCAGATGGTGTGGCCCAGGTGAAACTCACGGTGGCGCCGGAGAATCCCGCCAGACACCTCTATTCCAAGCTGGGCTTTGTCGAGCAGGGGCTGGAGGCCGATTATTTCGGCCCGGGCGAAGACAGGATCCTCATGATACTCCAGCGATAA
- a CDS encoding TetR/AcrR family transcriptional regulator: MARRKEHTHDEIRAMATAAVLRHLEVEPLDSLSLRKVAAAIGYVPSTLVNLFGSYQGLLLAVAEQTLDELYKRLAAKAQAFQDYASQEQAAQSQASESSQLEAMAGAYQQFAFAQPRAFQLIFELKATEEQGLSDHHAQLIAQLFGLIESCLARLLPELPAEQLLLASRALWGGVHGLVSLALDDKLFAPGIGIEQAISHHLAVQLKGLGYHKEALCC; the protein is encoded by the coding sequence ATGGCAAGACGCAAAGAACATACTCATGATGAGATCCGGGCGATGGCAACCGCCGCCGTGCTGCGCCACCTGGAGGTCGAGCCGCTCGATAGCCTGAGCCTGCGCAAGGTGGCGGCGGCCATAGGTTATGTGCCCAGTACGCTGGTGAATCTCTTCGGCAGCTATCAGGGCTTGCTGCTGGCGGTTGCCGAGCAGACCCTGGATGAACTGTATAAGCGCCTGGCTGCTAAAGCTCAAGCTTTTCAAGATTATGCATCTCAAGAGCAAGCTGCTCAAAGCCAAGCGTCTGAGTCGAGTCAGCTTGAGGCGATGGCCGGGGCCTATCAGCAATTTGCTTTCGCGCAGCCAAGGGCGTTTCAGCTGATCTTCGAGCTAAAGGCGACGGAGGAGCAGGGGCTGAGCGATCACCATGCCCAGCTAATCGCGCAGCTGTTCGGCCTGATTGAGTCATGCCTGGCGCGTCTGCTGCCCGAGCTTCCGGCCGAGCAACTATTACTGGCGAGCCGCGCCCTGTGGGGCGGCGTCCATGGTCTGGTGAGTCTGGCGCTGGATGATAAGCTCTTTGCCCCAGGGATCGGTATTGAGCAGGCCATTAGTCATCATCTCGCGGTACAACTTAAAGGATTGGGTTATCACAAGGAGGCGTTATGTTGTTAA